From a single Streptomyces liliifuscus genomic region:
- a CDS encoding RNA polymerase sigma factor produces the protein MTHEEFEAFFRKDYPNLIRHLTIQGFPRDLVTDVAQEAMLRLFRTQGGVSQPQRWVRVTARHIALDACRRDAQRERLSQQAAEQPTPGPAQPDTAVAERNQAAMVLRLLLELPPRQQEVMAWHLDGYRPEEIAEILGSKRATVDSNLRHARDKLRKAWNDDERGEAE, from the coding sequence TTGACGCACGAGGAGTTCGAAGCTTTCTTTCGAAAGGACTACCCGAACCTGATCCGGCATCTCACGATCCAAGGCTTTCCCCGTGACCTGGTGACGGACGTGGCACAAGAGGCGATGTTGCGCTTGTTCCGCACGCAAGGCGGAGTGTCCCAGCCACAGCGGTGGGTGCGTGTGACGGCGCGCCACATAGCATTGGACGCCTGCAGACGCGATGCACAACGTGAGCGTCTTTCACAACAGGCAGCCGAACAGCCAACCCCGGGCCCAGCGCAGCCAGACACAGCGGTAGCCGAGCGGAACCAAGCCGCAATGGTGCTGAGACTCCTCCTGGAGCTGCCGCCTCGGCAGCAGGAAGTCATGGCATGGCATCTCGACGGCTACCGACCTGAGGAGATAGCGGAGATTCTGGGGTCGAAGAGAGCCACAGTGGATTCGAATCTCCGTCACGCACGGGACAAGCTCAGGAAGGCTTGGAATGACGACGAGAGAGGGGAGGCAGAATGA
- a CDS encoding DUF6417 family protein: MDNYDSLDLDAAGFAPGELTAERLALLTLDEAHDLLRLLQATAGEDGPLSPEADRWAQELAARIPPGS, translated from the coding sequence ATGGACAACTACGACTCCCTTGACCTTGATGCCGCCGGCTTTGCCCCAGGGGAGCTCACCGCGGAGCGGCTGGCTCTGCTGACCCTGGATGAGGCGCACGATCTGCTCCGTCTGCTGCAGGCGACCGCCGGGGAGGACGGGCCCCTGTCGCCGGAGGCGGACCGGTGGGCGCAGGAGCTCGCCGCCCGCATTCCGCCGGGGAGCTGA
- a CDS encoding NADP-dependent oxidoreductase, which produces MQAITVQDRDAGVGGLALSEVPYPRAAENDVIVEVYAAGFTPGELDWPGTWTDRAGRDRTPSVPGHELSGVVTELGYGTTGLTVGQRVFGLTDWSRNGSLAQYTAVEARNLAPLPADVDHVMAAALPISGLTAWQALFDHARLVTGQSVLIHGAAGGVGSIAVQLAREAGARVIGTGRAGDRDTALGLGADDFVDLQAGKLEDIGEVDVVFDVIGGEILERSTALVRPGGTLVTIAEPVAVHPRDGRAVFFVVEPDRSRLADLAQRLRDGRLKPIVGAVRPLAEAASAFTPDKRTPGKTIIRVTQD; this is translated from the coding sequence ATGCAAGCCATCACTGTTCAGGACCGTGACGCCGGTGTCGGCGGTCTGGCCTTGTCCGAGGTGCCCTATCCGCGGGCCGCGGAGAACGATGTGATTGTGGAGGTCTACGCCGCCGGGTTCACCCCGGGCGAGCTGGACTGGCCCGGCACCTGGACCGACCGGGCCGGCCGTGACCGGACCCCGAGCGTGCCCGGCCACGAGCTGTCCGGCGTGGTCACCGAGCTCGGCTACGGCACCACCGGCTTGACAGTCGGGCAGCGGGTGTTCGGTCTGACGGACTGGTCCCGCAATGGCTCGCTGGCCCAGTACACGGCGGTCGAGGCCCGCAACCTTGCCCCGCTCCCGGCCGATGTCGACCACGTCATGGCCGCCGCGCTGCCGATCTCCGGGCTCACCGCCTGGCAGGCTCTGTTCGACCACGCCCGCTTGGTCACCGGACAGAGCGTGCTCATCCACGGCGCGGCGGGCGGCGTCGGCTCCATCGCGGTGCAGCTGGCCCGCGAGGCCGGTGCCCGGGTGATCGGCACCGGCCGGGCCGGCGACCGCGACACCGCGCTCGGCCTGGGCGCGGACGACTTCGTCGACCTCCAGGCCGGGAAACTGGAGGACATCGGCGAGGTTGACGTGGTGTTTGACGTGATCGGTGGCGAGATCCTCGAACGCTCCACCGCACTGGTCCGCCCCGGCGGCACCCTGGTCACCATCGCCGAGCCGGTCGCCGTCCACCCCCGCGACGGGCGAGCCGTCTTCTTCGTCGTCGAACCCGACCGGTCCCGCCTGGCCGACCTCGCCCAGCGGCTGCGGGACGGCCGCCTCAAGCCGATCGTCGGCGCCGTCCGGCCGCTCGCCGAGGCAGCCTCCGCGTTCACGCCGGACAAGCGCACCCCCGGCAAGACGATCATCCGCGTCACCCAAGACTGA
- a CDS encoding TetR/AcrR family transcriptional regulator, with translation MVRSDARENRARILAAAREALAADGSTSINQIAQRAGVGSGTLYRNFPTRESLVLAVYQDEVARITGTVPGLLAQMPPLEALRHWTTDLVEAMRRKHGLGDALGPGAHQAISEQSYGPVIAAITQLLDAGKKDQSIRPDADPADFLQLTGALWRATSTPQDRAPHMLTLILDGLRTHP, from the coding sequence ATGGTCCGGTCAGACGCCCGTGAGAACAGGGCGCGCATCCTCGCCGCCGCACGCGAAGCGCTCGCGGCGGACGGCAGCACGTCGATCAACCAGATCGCCCAGCGCGCCGGAGTCGGCTCGGGCACCCTCTACCGCAACTTCCCCACACGCGAGTCGCTGGTCCTGGCCGTCTACCAGGACGAGGTGGCACGCATCACCGGCACCGTGCCCGGCCTGCTGGCCCAAATGCCGCCACTGGAAGCACTCCGCCACTGGACCACCGACCTCGTCGAGGCCATGCGCAGAAAGCACGGCCTCGGCGACGCCCTCGGCCCGGGCGCACACCAGGCAATCAGCGAACAGAGCTACGGACCGGTCATCGCCGCAATCACCCAGCTCCTCGACGCCGGCAAGAAGGACCAAAGCATCCGCCCAGACGCCGACCCAGCAGACTTCCTCCAACTCACCGGCGCCCTGTGGCGCGCCACATCCACCCCCCAGGACCGGGCACCCCACATGCTCACCCTCATCCTCGACGGACTCCGCACCCACCCCTAG
- a CDS encoding aldo/keto reductase, giving the protein MHYIKLGTSGLDVSPIAIGAMTYGEPDRGHPVWSKGEQDARPLIKHALEAGINFFDTANMYSNGSSEEILGRALKDFADRDDVVIATKLRHPMRLGPNGRGLSRKAVMTEVEHSLRRLGTDYIDLYQIHRNDHSTPWEETLEALSDLVRAGKVRYLGASSMHAWEFAKALRLQQQNGWARFVSMQDHYNLLAREEEREMIPLCLDEGVGTIVWSPLARGRLARAWDDARSTARSETDGAYADLLYSPAQEAANHAIIDAVGQVADAHGAGRAQVALAWLRRQPVVTAPLVGAGSIRQIDEAVASLGIELTDDEVRALQAPYTPRYDWQGVSDEAEMEAIRRRVPGMALA; this is encoded by the coding sequence ATGCATTACATCAAGCTCGGCACGAGCGGACTCGACGTGTCCCCGATCGCGATCGGCGCGATGACCTACGGCGAACCCGACCGCGGGCACCCCGTCTGGTCGAAGGGCGAACAGGACGCACGCCCGCTCATCAAGCACGCGCTGGAGGCGGGGATCAACTTCTTCGACACCGCGAACATGTACTCCAACGGTTCCAGCGAGGAGATCCTCGGCCGGGCCCTGAAGGACTTCGCCGACCGCGACGACGTGGTGATCGCCACGAAGCTGCGCCATCCGATGCGGCTGGGACCCAACGGCCGCGGCCTGTCACGCAAGGCGGTCATGACCGAGGTCGAGCATTCGCTGCGCCGCCTGGGCACCGACTACATCGACCTCTACCAGATCCACCGCAACGACCACTCCACCCCGTGGGAGGAGACCCTCGAAGCGCTCAGCGACCTCGTGAGGGCCGGCAAGGTCCGCTACCTCGGCGCCTCGTCCATGCACGCCTGGGAGTTCGCGAAGGCGCTGCGCCTGCAGCAGCAGAACGGCTGGGCGCGGTTCGTGTCGATGCAGGACCACTACAACCTGCTCGCCCGTGAGGAGGAGCGGGAGATGATCCCGCTGTGCCTGGACGAGGGCGTCGGCACGATCGTCTGGTCGCCGCTGGCCCGCGGCCGCCTCGCCCGTGCGTGGGACGACGCCCGCTCGACGGCGCGTTCCGAGACGGACGGCGCCTACGCGGACCTGCTCTACTCGCCCGCGCAGGAGGCGGCCAACCACGCGATCATCGACGCGGTCGGGCAGGTCGCTGACGCCCACGGCGCCGGCCGCGCACAGGTCGCACTCGCCTGGCTGCGCCGCCAGCCGGTCGTCACCGCACCTCTGGTCGGCGCCGGCTCGATCCGGCAGATCGACGAGGCGGTGGCCTCCCTCGGCATCGAGCTCACCGACGACGAGGTGCGCGCCCTGCAGGCCCCGTACACCCCCCGCTACGACTGGCAGGGCGTTTCGGACGAGGCCGAGATGGAGGCCATCCGCCGGCGCGTCCCCGGCATGGCTCTGGCATGA
- a CDS encoding DUF998 domain-containing protein, whose product MNPIVRSGAAARAGALLILLGPLVSWTAEFVTAAAWQDPPYSPLYNWVSHLGLTGPAQTAFGQVANSPLGAVMDTGWVIYGSLLIVGAFLVFDPRKGIRPVVILILAVLAGVGVSLVGIFQGSNTNVGNGLIAFHTVGAQSVMLAGNIMAIAVGAGGTRIGLTRGRSTASIALGTAGLIAFPLFMADVFTGWMWNIGLFERAVIYPIMIGHALLGSSVAAAQRHRATHPPAPLTARAVS is encoded by the coding sequence ATGAACCCCATTGTCCGCTCCGGCGCGGCTGCCCGCGCCGGAGCCCTCCTCATCCTTCTTGGCCCGCTCGTGTCCTGGACCGCCGAGTTCGTCACCGCCGCCGCATGGCAGGACCCGCCGTACTCGCCCCTGTACAACTGGGTCAGCCACCTCGGCCTGACCGGTCCGGCGCAGACCGCGTTCGGACAGGTCGCCAACTCCCCCCTCGGCGCCGTCATGGACACCGGCTGGGTGATCTACGGCAGCCTCCTGATCGTCGGCGCGTTCCTGGTGTTCGACCCGCGCAAGGGCATCCGCCCGGTCGTCATCCTGATCCTTGCCGTCCTCGCCGGCGTCGGGGTCTCGCTCGTCGGCATCTTCCAGGGCTCCAACACCAACGTCGGCAACGGCCTGATCGCCTTCCACACCGTCGGCGCGCAGAGCGTCATGCTCGCCGGCAACATCATGGCGATCGCCGTCGGAGCCGGCGGAACCCGCATCGGTCTCACCAGGGGCCGGTCGACCGCGAGCATCGCCCTCGGCACCGCCGGCCTGATCGCGTTCCCCCTCTTCATGGCCGACGTCTTCACCGGCTGGATGTGGAACATCGGTCTGTTCGAGCGCGCCGTGATCTACCCGATCATGATCGGCCACGCCCTCCTGGGAAGCAGCGTGGCCGCCGCCCAGCGCCACCGCGCGACGCACCCGCCGGCACCCCTTACTGCACGAGCCGTGAGCTGA
- a CDS encoding NAD-dependent epimerase/dehydratase family protein: MTQVLVTGGTGFIGSWCVLTLLEAGHTVRTTVRDLQREPALRSWLHTAAPFDDDRLTVVRADLEHPDGWDAAVAGCDFVLHVASPTLRHTPANGDELVVPAREGVLRVLRAARDARVRRVVLTSAFGAIGIGHPPRSAPFTEEDWTNVDSDIPPYQRSKTLAERAAWQFVQDEGGGLELAAVHPVGVLGPLLGPDDPPSLRLVRRMLEGQVPACPPFGMGFVDVRDVADLHLRAMTDPAAAGERFLAVAGHSLRVVDIARVLHARLGERAAKAPTRELPVWLARALGIANPELRLLRHQLGRDLNATSAKAEKLLGWRARPIEDTIAQTAESLLAHGIGK, from the coding sequence ATGACACAGGTACTGGTCACCGGAGGAACCGGATTCATCGGGAGCTGGTGCGTCCTGACCCTGCTCGAGGCCGGGCACACCGTCCGCACCACGGTCCGCGACCTGCAGCGCGAGCCGGCACTGCGCTCCTGGCTCCACACTGCCGCACCGTTCGACGACGACCGCCTCACGGTCGTACGCGCCGACCTCGAACACCCCGACGGCTGGGACGCTGCCGTCGCCGGCTGTGATTTCGTCCTCCACGTCGCCTCGCCGACCCTGCGCCATACGCCGGCGAACGGCGACGAGTTGGTGGTCCCGGCACGCGAGGGCGTCCTGCGGGTGCTGCGCGCCGCCCGCGACGCCCGGGTGCGCCGGGTCGTCCTGACAAGCGCCTTCGGTGCCATCGGGATCGGGCACCCTCCGCGCTCGGCCCCGTTCACCGAGGAGGACTGGACCAACGTCGACAGCGACATCCCGCCCTACCAGCGGTCCAAGACACTCGCCGAACGGGCCGCCTGGCAGTTCGTCCAGGACGAAGGCGGCGGTCTGGAACTCGCAGCGGTTCATCCCGTGGGAGTCCTTGGACCCCTGCTCGGCCCGGACGACCCGCCATCGCTGCGTCTGGTGCGCAGAATGCTCGAGGGACAGGTTCCTGCGTGCCCTCCCTTCGGGATGGGCTTCGTCGACGTGCGCGACGTCGCGGATCTGCACCTGCGCGCGATGACCGACCCGGCAGCCGCCGGCGAACGCTTCCTGGCCGTCGCCGGGCACAGTCTGCGCGTCGTCGACATCGCACGCGTTCTGCATGCCCGCCTGGGTGAGCGCGCCGCGAAGGCCCCGACCCGTGAACTGCCCGTGTGGCTCGCGCGCGCACTGGGCATCGCGAACCCGGAACTGCGCTTGCTCAGGCACCAGCTCGGCCGGGATCTCAACGCCACAAGCGCCAAGGCGGAGAAGCTTCTGGGCTGGCGAGCACGTCCCATCGAGGACACCATCGCGCAGACCGCCGAGAGCCTCCTCGCCCACGGCATCGGAAAATGA
- a CDS encoding helicase associated domain-containing protein: protein MSGKVIVQGEDLGSWTAAQRTGWDRLLPAQQWLLANTLGIEPAAEGEAVGPVRRSQDERWATHLAAARRFHTREGHLNAGRKHVERMEDGTEVKLGGWLDNTRRRATKITPERRAELDELGMRW, encoded by the coding sequence GTGTCGGGCAAGGTGATCGTCCAGGGCGAAGACCTCGGATCCTGGACGGCCGCGCAACGGACCGGCTGGGACCGGCTCCTACCCGCACAGCAATGGCTCCTGGCCAACACACTCGGCATCGAGCCCGCGGCGGAGGGTGAGGCGGTCGGGCCGGTGCGGCGGTCGCAGGATGAGCGGTGGGCAACCCACCTCGCCGCCGCCCGCCGATTCCACACCCGCGAAGGACATTTGAACGCGGGACGCAAGCATGTCGAACGAATGGAGGACGGCACGGAGGTGAAGCTGGGCGGATGGCTCGACAACACCCGCCGCAGAGCCACCAAAATCACCCCCGAACGCCGCGCAGAACTCGATGAGTTGGGGATGCGCTGGTAG
- a CDS encoding helicase associated domain-containing protein, whose protein sequence is MAAGVPAVAARLAEDDPGTFPAAELVWANWLYGEHSPIHRRRVLEEFASDFLGAATSGDRDIPAVLRVLSSVRVLGEGVDTAECDAVLFADARGSMVDIVQMVGRALRMQPGAGKLATLIVPVFLGPDEDPDDMLTSDAYSTLTKVLEALRAHDTETIEALADPRLRNSSPTAEPDDAEGEFAPDADDPEQQGEDVVRVSGAAAGVLRFSEERDPFALTQFIRLRVIDPEGAYWRRGIEAATRWLRETGNTELRVPYTFAAPTEWGAVGGYPLGRWIADLRRYYTAGTLQAARVVELETLGMVWSAWDTAFTEGLTVAHAWAAAHGHLLPPATAVAEDGFPIGTWTKNQRAAARRTLQNTERRAAGETGIPSTGELPESRMEALEAIDPGWCPAWEIGWQRCFRLTSRTCGPAAVCPGCRAR, encoded by the coding sequence ATGGCGGCCGGCGTGCCGGCGGTCGCGGCCCGGCTCGCCGAGGACGACCCCGGCACCTTCCCGGCCGCCGAGCTGGTGTGGGCCAACTGGCTGTACGGGGAGCACTCCCCCATCCACCGGCGGCGGGTGCTGGAGGAGTTCGCCTCTGACTTCCTTGGAGCGGCGACATCTGGCGACAGGGACATTCCCGCTGTGCTGCGGGTGCTGAGTTCCGTCCGGGTTCTCGGTGAAGGGGTTGATACTGCTGAGTGTGATGCGGTGCTGTTTGCGGACGCACGGGGGTCGATGGTCGACATCGTGCAGATGGTCGGGCGCGCGCTGCGGATGCAGCCCGGCGCCGGGAAACTGGCCACGCTGATCGTTCCTGTTTTTCTCGGGCCGGATGAAGATCCGGACGACATGCTGACCTCGGATGCCTACAGCACCCTCACCAAGGTCCTGGAAGCTCTCCGGGCACACGACACAGAGACGATCGAAGCCCTAGCCGATCCCCGCCTGCGCAACAGCAGCCCCACGGCCGAACCCGACGACGCGGAGGGCGAGTTCGCCCCTGACGCGGACGATCCGGAGCAGCAGGGCGAGGACGTCGTGCGGGTGAGCGGGGCGGCTGCCGGGGTGCTGCGCTTCAGCGAGGAGCGCGATCCGTTCGCGCTGACGCAGTTCATCCGGCTGCGGGTCATCGATCCCGAGGGCGCCTACTGGCGGCGCGGCATCGAAGCCGCCACACGGTGGCTGCGCGAGACCGGCAACACCGAGCTGCGGGTGCCGTACACGTTCGCGGCCCCGACCGAGTGGGGAGCTGTCGGCGGGTATCCACTGGGCCGGTGGATCGCCGACCTGCGCCGCTACTACACCGCCGGCACCCTCCAAGCCGCCCGCGTGGTCGAACTGGAGACGCTCGGGATGGTGTGGTCGGCGTGGGACACCGCCTTCACCGAAGGCCTCACCGTCGCCCACGCCTGGGCCGCCGCCCACGGGCATCTGCTCCCACCCGCCACGGCCGTCGCCGAGGACGGGTTCCCCATCGGGACGTGGACCAAGAATCAGCGCGCAGCGGCCCGCAGGACACTCCAGAACACCGAACGACGCGCCGCCGGGGAGACCGGAATCCCCAGCACCGGCGAGCTGCCGGAAAGCCGCATGGAAGCGCTCGAGGCGATCGATCCGGGGTGGTGCCCTGCGTGGGAAATCGGATGGCAGCGATGCTTCCGTCTCACCTCACGCACCTGCGGGCCGGCGGCGGTCTGCCCAGGGTGTCGGGCAAGGTGA